One segment of Primulina tabacum isolate GXHZ01 chromosome 6, ASM2559414v2, whole genome shotgun sequence DNA contains the following:
- the LOC142550089 gene encoding uncharacterized protein LOC142550089 has product MPIIALLDSLQKLTSSWFSRYRHTSVASNNNLTPTIEGILRSRFTDAQGMQVFELESLEFDVRSRGHSAIVDLESKRCTCRVFDIDRISCAHAIAASWLAKIDLYDLCSEYYSTMSWCMAYSETVYPVPEENEWPRIHFCCLLC; this is encoded by the coding sequence ATGCCAATCATTGCACTCTTAGATTCTTTGCAGAAACTGACCTCATCTTGGTTTTCACGATATCGCCACACATCAGTTGCAAGTAACAATAATCTGACCCCTACCATCGAGGGGATTCTTCGTAGCAGGTTCACTGATGCCCAGGGAATGCAAGTTTTTGAATTAGAAAGTCTGGAGTTTGATGTTAGGAGCCGTGGACATTCGGCCATAGTGGACCTGGAATCAAAAAGATGCACATGTCGAGTTTTTGATATTGATAGAATCTCATGTGCTCATGCCATTGCAGCCAGTTGGTTAGCAAAGATTGATTTATATGATCTGTGTTCAGAGTACTATTCTACAATGTCATGGTGCATGGCTTACTCAGAGACTGTGTATCCCGTTCCGGAAGAAAATGAATGGCCACGCATCCATTTTTGTTGCCTCCTTTGTTAG